In one window of Thermodesulfobacteriota bacterium DNA:
- a CDS encoding fructose 1,6-bisphosphatase, whose protein sequence is MADELVTLSVFTADVGGFVGHASSHPDVLDTARERLQAARGKGRIKDFHILRCGDDLSLIISHAGGLNDRAVHGLVWDTFTACRETAEELKLYAPRRGMLEDFAGNVRYMGPGVAEMEFAERTSEPVLVFIANKIVSGSWNLPLFRVFGDPFNTSGLVSDPAMLNGFTFRVLDLRERHAIDLKTPEDLHLLLALIGSTSRYIIASVTRNTDGEIAAVISSEKYDVLAGTVCAGCEPAMVVRCQAGLPAVGEAVEAFAFPYLVAGWMRYSHIGPLMPVPFYEAHATRFDGPPRVIAAGFQLSGGRLIGPLDMFDDPGFDRARKVANETADYLRRHGPFRPHRLPQEELEFSSMPIVLEKVKERFRKI, encoded by the coding sequence ATGGCTGACGAGCTGGTCACATTGAGCGTTTTCACCGCGGACGTCGGAGGGTTCGTCGGGCACGCGAGCAGCCACCCCGACGTGCTCGACACCGCAAGGGAAAGGCTCCAGGCGGCCCGTGGAAAAGGCAGGATAAAGGACTTCCACATCCTCCGGTGCGGCGACGACCTGAGCCTCATTATTTCCCACGCTGGCGGGCTCAATGACAGGGCTGTGCACGGGCTTGTCTGGGATACCTTCACGGCATGCAGGGAGACTGCCGAGGAACTCAAGCTATACGCGCCCCGCAGGGGCATGCTCGAGGACTTCGCGGGGAACGTGCGGTACATGGGCCCCGGCGTCGCCGAGATGGAGTTTGCCGAGCGCACAAGCGAGCCAGTCCTCGTCTTCATAGCGAACAAGATAGTGTCGGGCTCGTGGAACCTGCCCCTTTTCAGGGTCTTCGGCGACCCGTTCAATACCTCCGGACTCGTATCAGACCCGGCCATGCTGAACGGGTTCACCTTCAGGGTTCTTGACTTGAGGGAAAGGCATGCGATAGACCTCAAGACCCCCGAAGACCTGCACCTCCTCCTTGCGCTCATAGGCTCCACCTCGAGATACATCATTGCATCCGTAACAAGGAACACCGACGGCGAGATAGCGGCCGTCATATCCTCCGAGAAGTATGACGTCCTCGCCGGGACCGTATGCGCGGGGTGCGAGCCGGCTATGGTCGTAAGGTGCCAGGCGGGCCTGCCCGCGGTCGGTGAGGCGGTCGAGGCGTTCGCTTTCCCATATCTCGTGGCGGGCTGGATGCGTTATTCCCACATAGGCCCGCTCATGCCGGTGCCTTTTTACGAGGCCCACGCGACGCGGTTCGACGGCCCGCCCAGGGTCATCGCGGCCGGATTCCAGCTCTCGGGAGGCCGCCTCATAGGGCCCCTCGATATGTTCGACGACCCTGGTTTCGACCGGGCCAGGAAGGTCGCGAACGAGACGGCCGACTACCTCCGGAGGCACGGCCCATTCAGGCCGCACAGGCTTCCGCAGGAGGAGCTCGAGTTCTCCTCCATGCCCATAGTCCTCGAAAAGGTCAAGGAAAGATTCAGGAAGATATGA
- a CDS encoding YtxH domain-containing protein codes for MNNSKGVAMAFLIGGVIGAGLALLFAPSSGYETRRRIKDSVEDAGDWTVDRYQDARYKMAESSGKVKQFIGEKKEDLQSAFEAGKDAFQKGKERLTRES; via the coding sequence ATGAACAACTCTAAGGGCGTGGCCATGGCTTTCCTCATAGGCGGGGTTATAGGCGCGGGGCTTGCCCTGCTTTTCGCCCCGTCCTCCGGTTACGAGACCAGGAGGAGGATAAAGGACAGCGTTGAGGACGCAGGCGACTGGACCGTGGACAGGTACCAGGACGCGCGCTATAAGATGGCCGAGTCGTCGGGCAAGGTAAAGCAGTTCATAGGGGAGAAGAAAGAGGACCTCCAGTCAGCCTTCGAAGCCGGCAAAGACGCCTTTCAGAAGGGCAAAGAGCGACTTACGAGGGAATCGTAA
- a CDS encoding methyltransferase domain-containing protein: MHKFSPEHLERLMSAEREKDLSPERLLRESGLRTGQAFADIGSGPGFFTIPAARIIGPTGMAFAVDTQADMLIYLRDRKNPPDNVILMKSEEYEIPLADFTADFALMAFVLHETVDKSRLLRETRRIMKPGGTLLLLDWEKKAEDKGPPLEERVSAGDARSFVEESGFDVVQSSKLNPSHYRILARRPV; encoded by the coding sequence ATGCACAAATTCAGCCCGGAGCACCTCGAAAGGCTCATGAGCGCGGAAAGGGAAAAGGACCTGTCTCCCGAGCGGCTCTTGCGCGAATCAGGCCTGCGGACAGGCCAGGCCTTTGCCGATATAGGCTCGGGCCCGGGCTTCTTCACGATACCCGCCGCGAGGATCATCGGCCCGACCGGCATGGCCTTTGCGGTAGACACACAGGCGGACATGCTCATATACCTCAGGGACAGGAAGAACCCTCCTGACAACGTAATCCTCATGAAATCCGAGGAGTACGAGATCCCGCTGGCCGACTTTACCGCTGATTTCGCGCTGATGGCGTTCGTGCTCCACGAGACCGTGGACAAGAGCCGCCTCCTTCGCGAGACAAGAAGGATAATGAAGCCCGGAGGCACGCTGCTTCTCCTTGACTGGGAGAAAAAGGCCGAGGACAAGGGCCCGCCTCTCGAAGAGCGCGTATCGGCAGGGGATGCCAGGTCTTTTGTCGAAGAGTCGGGCTTCGACGTGGTCCAATCCTCAAAGCTCAACCCCTCTCATTACCGTATCCTTGCGAGACGGCCTGTTTGA
- a CDS encoding MTH1187 family thiamine-binding protein, translated as MLAEFSIMPIGKGESMGDSIASVLKIVDESGLPYKANAMGTVVEGGWDEVMGLIKKCHEEVLKTAPRATSTISLDIRPAKPDDRLVERLRSVERRLGREVKK; from the coding sequence ATGCTTGCTGAGTTCAGCATAATGCCGATAGGCAAGGGCGAGAGCATGGGCGACTCGATCGCGAGCGTCTTGAAGATCGTAGACGAGAGCGGCCTTCCCTACAAGGCGAACGCGATGGGAACGGTCGTCGAGGGCGGATGGGACGAGGTAATGGGGCTCATAAAGAAATGCCACGAGGAAGTGCTTAAGACCGCGCCCAGGGCCACGAGCACAATAAGCCTCGACATAAGGCCCGCAAAGCCCGACGACCGCCTTGTCGAACGGCTAAGGAGCGTCGAGAGGCGACTCGGCAGGGAGGTCAAGAAATAA
- a CDS encoding DUF1328 domain-containing protein: MLGWALTFLIIAIIAGLLGFTGIAGAAAWIAQVLFVMALVIFLVFLFLGYSGYKKITK, translated from the coding sequence ATGCTCGGCTGGGCTTTGACTTTCCTGATAATAGCCATAATAGCGGGGCTTTTGGGTTTCACCGGCATAGCCGGCGCGGCAGCCTGGATAGCACAGGTTCTTTTCGTCATGGCGCTCGTCATCTTTCTGGTTTTCCTGTTCCTCGGGTATTCCGGGTACAAAAAGATAACGAAATGA
- a CDS encoding DUF4149 domain-containing protein: MILQAALLLHILAAIFWVGGMLFLVIVIAPYLKSVPDPKAKSQIYQVVGKKYRFWGWVAIVTLLVTGPVMLYYLWAIPPSGIIDPALHSTGFGQALAAKLALVALIVISSLVHDFWLGPRARSSPGYSRLAKIFGRTNLIIALLIVLFATYLRTGGF, from the coding sequence ATGATCCTTCAGGCAGCTCTTCTCCTCCATATTCTGGCCGCGATATTCTGGGTAGGCGGCATGCTCTTCCTCGTGATCGTCATTGCACCGTATCTGAAGAGCGTGCCTGACCCCAAGGCCAAGTCGCAGATATACCAGGTCGTGGGCAAGAAGTACAGGTTCTGGGGCTGGGTGGCCATAGTCACGCTCCTCGTGACCGGCCCCGTGATGCTTTACTACCTCTGGGCAATCCCGCCTTCCGGAATTATCGACCCGGCCCTCCACTCAACGGGCTTCGGCCAGGCGCTTGCCGCAAAGCTCGCGCTGGTCGCGCTCATAGTAATATCGAGCCTCGTCCACGACTTCTGGCTCGGCCCCAGGGCGCGGAGCTCGCCGGGTTATTCGAGGCTCGCAAAGATATTCGGGAGGACCAACCTCATAATAGCCCTGCTTATAGTCCTGTTCGCCACCTATCTCAGGACCGGAGGCTTCTGA
- a CDS encoding AIR synthase family protein: MARRPARKGGVPGRKGGHLPAGKLPTALLDRLLKKYSVTDPSVVVGPAIGIDAAIIDFPGEFLAAKSDPITFVAEDIGYYAVHVNANDIAVMGGTPRWFLATVLLPEGKATARMAESVFSQLKKACKDAGLSLSGGHTEITGGIDRPMLVGHALGTVPRERVITAGGARPEDDVILTKGVAIEAASIIARTLGEDLRKAFSPSFIKRCRDYIRRPGLSVVKDARAALSAGRVNAMHDPTEGGLVAGLHELSIASGVRIAVERDLIPILPESRALSEYFRIDPLGSISSGALLLAAPQEDSISIKKALAFEGIASAIIGRVEGRGRGVRIIENGKSRTLRPFDRDEIAKILL, encoded by the coding sequence ATGGCGCGAAGGCCGGCCCGGAAAGGCGGCGTCCCGGGAAGGAAGGGCGGACACCTGCCTGCGGGCAAGCTGCCGACCGCGCTCCTGGATAGGCTCCTTAAGAAGTATTCCGTTACCGACCCGAGCGTCGTCGTAGGCCCGGCAATAGGCATCGACGCCGCGATAATAGATTTCCCGGGAGAGTTCCTTGCGGCAAAGTCCGACCCCATAACTTTCGTTGCCGAGGACATCGGGTATTACGCCGTTCATGTAAACGCGAACGATATCGCCGTGATGGGCGGCACACCGAGGTGGTTCCTGGCTACGGTGCTCCTTCCCGAGGGGAAGGCTACGGCCAGGATGGCTGAGAGCGTATTCTCCCAGCTTAAGAAGGCCTGCAAGGACGCGGGCCTTTCGCTATCCGGGGGCCATACCGAGATTACCGGAGGAATAGACAGGCCCATGCTCGTCGGCCATGCCCTGGGCACGGTGCCCCGGGAGCGCGTCATAACCGCCGGAGGGGCAAGGCCCGAGGACGATGTAATACTCACGAAGGGGGTAGCCATCGAGGCCGCGAGCATAATCGCAAGGACCCTCGGGGAGGACCTCAGGAAGGCCTTCTCTCCTTCCTTCATAAAGAGGTGCAGGGACTACATACGAAGGCCCGGGCTCAGCGTCGTAAAGGACGCGAGGGCGGCCCTTTCGGCAGGCAGGGTGAACGCGATGCACGACCCTACCGAGGGAGGGCTCGTGGCGGGCCTCCATGAGCTCTCCATAGCCTCAGGCGTCCGGATCGCCGTGGAGCGGGACCTTATACCGATACTGCCGGAATCCAGGGCGCTTTCGGAATACTTCCGCATAGACCCGCTCGGGTCCATCTCTTCCGGAGCGCTCCTCCTCGCCGCCCCTCAGGAGGATTCCATTAGCATAAAGAAGGCCCTGGCTTTCGAAGGCATAGCCTCCGCAATAATAGGGCGCGTGGAGGGCAGGGGCAGGGGCGTAAGGATCATCGAAAACGGGAAATCAAGAACCCTTCGGCCTTTCGATAGAGACGAGATCGCCAAAATATTGCTATAA
- a CDS encoding BCAM0308 family protein, with translation MPKKAGKGLMQKAAHMIRRKAIDPGGDPYLNKEAPKDMALCKRCGAVYHEKRWYGREGLPEKLQNKPNTDLVFCPGCQKYRDKYPGGYLTIEGSFVEEHGDEIVRLIENKEDRQIYINPLEKVMDIRRRDGRIEVETTTDKLAQRIGLIIQKAFNGEIAYKWSTDNRIARVVWRRDDS, from the coding sequence ATGCCAAAAAAGGCTGGCAAGGGCCTGATGCAGAAGGCAGCGCACATGATAAGGAGGAAGGCCATAGACCCTGGAGGGGACCCGTATCTCAATAAGGAGGCCCCGAAGGACATGGCCCTCTGCAAAAGGTGCGGGGCCGTATACCACGAGAAGAGGTGGTATGGGAGGGAGGGTCTTCCGGAGAAGCTTCAAAATAAGCCTAATACCGACCTGGTCTTTTGCCCCGGCTGCCAGAAGTACCGGGACAAGTACCCCGGCGGCTATCTGACGATCGAGGGCAGCTTCGTCGAGGAGCACGGGGACGAGATAGTGCGCCTCATAGAAAACAAGGAAGACAGGCAGATATATATAAACCCGCTCGAAAAGGTCATGGATATAAGGCGGCGGGACGGCCGTATAGAGGTCGAGACAACGACTGACAAGCTCGCCCAGAGGATAGGCCTTATCATCCAGAAGGCGTTTAACGGCGAGATAGCTTACAAGTGGAGCACTGACAACAGGATCGCAAGAGTCGTGTGGAGGAGGGACGATTCTTAG
- the amrS gene encoding AmmeMemoRadiSam system radical SAM enzyme yields MTMEARLYRKVEGGRVLCGLCAFRCRIEDGRHGVCGVRENIGGVLYTRTWGKVVAGNIDPVEKKPLYHFQPGSLSYSIATVGCNFRCLHCQNSEISQAPRERKVSSGEETSPEEIASEAYETGCSSVSYTYTEPTIFFEFAEDAGALAKGKGLKNIFVTNGYMTRECLDELEGLLDAANVDLKSFSDSTYRKVCGARLAPVLESIERMRELGIWVEVTTLVIPGINDSEEELREIARWIHRTDKRTPWHISAFHPAYKMADVPPTPVEKLERARDIGLEEGLRYVYTGNIPGHKGESTYCYNCGALLIERLGFRVKNNFIAESKCPKCGVVIDGVEL; encoded by the coding sequence ATGACGATGGAAGCAAGGCTTTACAGGAAGGTCGAGGGAGGCCGCGTACTCTGCGGCCTTTGCGCTTTCCGGTGCCGGATAGAGGACGGCAGGCACGGGGTTTGCGGGGTGCGGGAGAATATCGGGGGCGTCCTTTACACGCGGACATGGGGAAAGGTCGTTGCAGGGAACATCGACCCGGTGGAGAAAAAGCCGCTGTACCATTTCCAGCCCGGATCGCTCTCCTATTCGATAGCGACAGTCGGCTGCAATTTCAGGTGCCTTCACTGCCAGAATTCCGAGATATCACAGGCGCCCAGGGAGAGGAAGGTCTCCTCGGGCGAGGAGACCTCGCCCGAGGAGATAGCGTCGGAGGCTTACGAGACGGGCTGTTCGAGCGTTTCCTACACTTATACCGAGCCGACGATATTTTTCGAGTTCGCGGAGGACGCAGGCGCGCTGGCCAAGGGAAAGGGCCTCAAGAACATCTTCGTGACGAACGGTTACATGACCCGCGAATGCCTTGACGAGCTCGAAGGCCTGCTGGACGCGGCGAACGTGGACCTCAAGTCCTTCAGCGATTCGACTTACAGGAAGGTGTGCGGCGCAAGGCTCGCCCCTGTGCTGGAATCTATCGAGCGGATGCGCGAGCTGGGGATCTGGGTCGAGGTTACGACCCTCGTAATCCCCGGCATAAACGACAGCGAGGAAGAGTTGCGCGAAATCGCCAGATGGATCCACCGGACGGACAAGAGGACGCCCTGGCACATAAGCGCGTTCCATCCGGCTTACAAGATGGCGGACGTCCCGCCGACGCCCGTGGAGAAGCTCGAAAGGGCCCGGGACATAGGTCTCGAAGAGGGGCTCAGGTACGTCTATACCGGGAACATACCCGGCCACAAGGGCGAGTCGACCTATTGCTATAATTGCGGCGCGCTCCTCATCGAGCGGCTCGGCTTCAGGGTCAAAAATAATTTCATAGCCGAGTCGAAATGCCCGAAGTGCGGCGTTGTGATTGACGGGGTAGAGCTTTAA
- the rtcA gene encoding RNA 3'-terminal phosphate cyclase, producing MDGSYGEGGGQMVRSALALASLTGLAVKVYDIRAGRESPGLKPQHLLSARAAANVTGGVLKGAEPGSMTLEYLPGRLKPGRYSFDVGTAGSTGLVFQAVLPALLFAGGPSSVSIGGGTHVPWSPVPEYIEEVFLGAVRPMGLEVSLGMRLRGYYPAGGGLIEADISPVEKPLSRISIRERGRLKGLKIFSAVSNLPLTIAERQLKEALSALQDFSGLIEARALDVSSGGRGTYVFVLAEFENVNAGFTSLGGRGKRAETVGSDAAESFLHYVKRRGALDRHLPDQLILFAALAGGTSFFTASEITSHLLTNIHVIE from the coding sequence ATAGACGGGAGCTACGGCGAGGGCGGGGGGCAGATGGTCCGCTCCGCCCTCGCCCTCGCTTCCCTTACAGGCCTTGCCGTGAAGGTTTATGACATCCGGGCGGGCAGGGAGTCGCCCGGGCTCAAGCCGCAGCACCTCCTGAGCGCCAGGGCCGCGGCAAATGTAACAGGCGGGGTCCTCAAGGGGGCCGAGCCGGGGTCAATGACTCTCGAATACCTGCCGGGCAGGCTTAAGCCCGGCAGGTATTCTTTTGACGTCGGCACGGCAGGGTCGACCGGGCTCGTCTTTCAGGCTGTACTGCCGGCGCTCCTCTTCGCGGGCGGCCCGTCGTCAGTCAGCATAGGGGGCGGCACGCACGTGCCCTGGAGCCCGGTTCCCGAATACATCGAAGAGGTATTCCTCGGGGCGGTCCGGCCAATGGGGCTTGAGGTCTCGTTGGGGATGCGCCTGCGCGGATATTACCCTGCCGGGGGCGGCTTGATCGAGGCGGATATCAGCCCGGTCGAGAAGCCCCTCTCCCGCATATCCATAAGAGAGCGCGGCAGGCTCAAGGGGCTTAAGATATTTTCAGCCGTCTCCAACCTGCCGTTAACGATCGCGGAAAGACAGCTCAAGGAGGCCCTTTCCGCCCTTCAAGACTTCTCAGGCCTTATCGAAGCCAGAGCATTGGATGTGTCGTCAGGGGGAAGGGGCACTTACGTCTTCGTCCTCGCTGAATTCGAAAACGTAAACGCAGGCTTCACCTCGCTCGGGGGCAGGGGCAAGAGGGCCGAGACCGTCGGAAGCGACGCGGCTGAAAGTTTCCTTCACTATGTGAAGAGGAGAGGCGCGCTCGACAGGCACCTTCCGGACCAGTTGATCCTCTTCGCTGCGCTGGCAGGCGGCACGTCTTTCTTTACAGCTTCCGAGATAACCAGCCACCTCCTTACCAACATACATGTCATTGAGTAG